Genomic segment of Arachis hypogaea cultivar Tifrunner chromosome 16, arahy.Tifrunner.gnm2.J5K5, whole genome shotgun sequence:
GACGAAGTGACTATGCGTAATATGTTTCAAATTCACCGGCAGACTCAGATGCGACAGCCACAGATTgagctgtatgttgagtttgaaactGTAGAGGCGGAAGGGATTCAAAATGAGATGATAGAGCTGCAGTGTACGAGGGAATGAGTAGTGACAGCGAAGAGGACTTCGAAGCCACTTATGAAGCCGGTGACGAAGAGCAGGATGGTGATGCGGGAGTTGAGACAGCAGCTGATAATGTAGTGGTTCACCCATCGAGCAGTCAACCGATGAACGTGCCACCTTTTATGCGTGAGTTGGATCTCGACGCCATGCATGCAGCGGAGTTTCCGGAATATTTAAACATAGGTACGTGATGACCgaataatatgtttttttttaatatataatttggaTTGATTAATAAACGATGATGGGCACTTTCTGTAGGCGTTGTTGATCCCGAGGACGGAGAGTTCCGGATTGAAATGGAATACAGTTCTAGAAAGTCGGTCGTGGCAGCAATTAGAAGTTACACTATCGCTAGAGGAGTTGACTACGacgtgtatgagtctgagccacagacgttctatgcaaaatgcaagatgtATGGGCGCGGGTGCGACTGGCTAATCCGAGCCAGCTTGATACGGAAAAAAGGTTGTTGGGAGATACGCAGATACAACGGTAGGTACACGTGCACGATGGGAGTGATTTCACAGGATCATTCCAAGTTGGACTCGGACACAGTTGCTGAGGCTATAAGGCCATTGGTCGAGACTGACCCGTCCATAAAGGTGAAAACTATAATAGCCGAAGTCCAGTCAAGGTTCAACTATACCATCAGTTAccgaaaggcttggttggcaaagcagaaatcCATAGTGAAAGTTTtcggtgattgggaagagagTTACCAAGCCTTGCCGTGGTGGCTCTCGGTTATGGTTTAGAAGATGCCTGGGTCAGTTGTCCAGATAGAAACACGCCCACTCTACAATGGGAATGAAGAGGCGCAAGGGGTAAAAATACTTCATCGCGTATTttggagtttcaatccatgcGTTAGGGCATTCAGGCATTGTAAGCCCCTAGTTCAGGTAGATGGAACACACCTATATGAAAAGTACAAAGGTACACTTCTGGTAGctgttgcacaagatgggaaccaAAACATTGTGCCTATCGCTTTTGCCTTGGTGGAAGGGGAGACAGCTGATGCGTGGCACTTCTTTCTAAGGAATCTGCGAATGCATGTTGTTAGAAAAGATGGTGTGGGTATCATCTCGGACCGGCATGAGTCAATTCGAGCAGCAGTAAATCGTTCCGGAGGTGATTGGCAACCTCCAAGAGCATGGTGGATGTTTTGTATAAGGCACATCGGCAGCAACTTCCTACGAGCATTCAAAGTCCCTCACTTGCAAAAGCTTGTGGTCAATATTGGGTATTCAAGAACGGTGGAGGAGTATAACATCAACTATAAGAGGTTGCAAGAGCGAGGCGAAGCATATACCAGGTGGTGCGATGCCATTGGACTTAGACATTGGGTATTGGCATTCGACGAGGGACATCGATGGGGCCATATGACGACGAACCTTGTCGAGTGCATTAACTCAGTGTTGAAGGGTGCCCGTAATCTACCTGTGTTGGCGCTAGTCCGAGCAACGTATTATCGGTTAAATGAACTTTTCACACGGAAGAGTGCTGAGTCTCACGAACGCAAACGTGCTGGATATACTTATTCCGTATTCGCACAACAGCGGATAGAGGCAAGTATGCAACAGGCTGGGAATATAGTTGTGCACCGTTTTGACAGACGGAATGAAGTATTTGAGGTGCGCGAAATGAGTAGCGGAAAGGTATTAGTCGTTGATCTTGCACGATGTACGTGTGATTGTGGGCACTTTCAGGTGGAACGAATACCATGTCGCCATGTTATTGCTTGCTGTGCTAACCAGCGGATCGACTGGCACGTGTATGTGCATGACGTGTACAAGATGACAGAAATCCGTAAGGTATATAGATTCGAGTTCTCACCGTTAGGTGATGCCGAGACATGGTCTGCGTATGAGGGACCCACATTGGTCGCTAATCCCGCCTTGAGGCGAACGTCGAAAGGTCGCCCAAAATTGACCAGATACTTGAACGAAATGGACTTACGCGACATGCGTGGTCCTCGGATATGCCGTCTCTGTGGTGCTCAAGGACATAGTCGGAGTCGATGTCCTCAGCGTGCTGGATCAAGTGGTGGGGGGGAATGACTTTTATTTTCAGTGTGATTGtatctttgaatttttatttttatttttattttcagtcctTGAATTTGCATTTTTATAATAGATTTTCTTTTTTGTCTTAGTCATGtttgtaattttaaatttgaggTTATCCATTGATGTTTAAGACCATGATAATGTTAACATTTACTGCCTTACTGAAGCAAAGATACAAATTTTTAACTACTAATAACATTGGCGAACATACAGAACATTAAATACATATTACATTGATACCCTAGTATGAAATCTAAAAACCCCAACCCCATGCTCACTTCTTACGGCCCATCCAGTTCAGTCCCTTACCCATTATGCCCAGACCTGGCTTTGACGGAGTATACCTATCGGGTGGATTTCGCTCCGTCCGTAGGTCATATGGGTGACCGGGAACTGCGTCACCCATATCTGCAGCGGCTGACCCACCTGCCTCTTCTCCAGGTGCCGACCCACCCGCCTCTGCCGGCAGTGCCGACCCACCTGCCTCTGCTGGAGCAGATGCACCGGGGTTGAACTCGTCAACAAGTGTGTATGTCCGCCGAATGTAACCACTATCACACGATGCACCCTCTGACATGTGGTCGGAAGCAGGACGCTACAAACCATGGCTCATACCTACTGATGTCCCACGTGGATCAGCTGAGGCTGACGGTGAATGCATAGCACTAAAATCTGACTAACCACCCAAACTAGCATTGGCCCAATTTTGTAGTTGCTGATCTCCGTGACCGCCGATGGAAAAGTCAAACCAATCATGACCGACTGGAATCGTCAGCATCGGCTGAGAGTGCTGTGAATGGTGGCTGTGCTGAGAGTGCTGGGAATGGTGGCTGGACGCACTCTGGTCCTGTGGCTGTGGTGGCTGTGGTACATAATAAGGAACTGGCTCAAACACTGCATACTGAGGTGGGACATGAGGTGCATGTGGGACCTGAGGTGCAGGTGGCTGTGGTGCAGCTGGCTGAGGAACATACACCGTCAATCTCAGCATATGTCCGTACGAGCGCATGTACCAATCCCGATACTCCGGGGTCGGTACGAAATCCCAGGTCATAAGAGGGTGTAGATCCCGCAGTCGAGTGTTTCGCTCCCATGCCCAAACAAACAACAGATTAAGAGGACCATCCATCTCCTTCGTATCATATCGTGATGCACGGCATAGTGCTCTGTAAATATGTGCAAGACATGCTGAACCCCAACTATAAGTATGGATCCGCTCGAAATCGCGAAGCAACGGTAGATACTTCGCATGGGCGTATGCGGTCGACTTATCTGTGAATAGAGTCGACCCTAACAGACAGAAAATCTAACATCTCATGTATCTCATTATGGACTCTTCAGTATCCAACGGCTCTTCATCTCTAATACTTCGAACCCAACCAAGCTTTATATAGGATTTCGAATTACGACTGAGCACCGGTTGACGTCTGAATATTGCCATGCTCTGACTCTGAACAAAATCACTACTACTATCAGTCCATCCACTCACAGGCTCTCCATCAATTGGTAACCCAAATATATGTGCGACATCTTCCAATGTCACTGTAACCTCACCCACCGGCAACACAAAAGTGTGAGTCTCCGGCCTCCACCTTTCAACCAGAGCAGCTAACAACGGGTGAAATCCTCTTATCATCCCAATCCTAGATACGTGGTAGAATCCAGTGGCGCGTAAGTAGTTTTCGACCCTCGAATTCCAACTCTGTGGCGGATCCAATTTACGCACCAACAAATTTCTGTTAGGCTGcatcaacaaaaatatatttattatattagttataactattcatttattaataaacaaatattaccatatctatttataaaatgtatgtAATCACttcaattaataatattatttacatatttatttattttaatattttatttatcaaaattattAACGTAGACTGCAGTACCATTaatagttaaaatattttttctgatattttaatattataaataacaacttatatatatttttaatatttatttattactttaacatTTATATGTTAAACTTTTGAATATGttaaaaatata
This window contains:
- the LOC112757422 gene encoding uncharacterized protein, with amino-acid sequence MPGSVVQIETRPLYNGNEEAQGVKILHRVFWSFNPCVRAFRHCKPLVQVDGTHLYEKYKGTLLVAVAQDGNQNIVPIAFALVEGETADAWHFFLRNLRMHVVRKDGVGIISDRHESIRAAVNRSGGDWQPPRAWWMFCIRHIGSNFLRAFKVPHLQKLVVNIGYSRTVEEYNINYKRLQERGEAYTRWCDAIGLRHWVLAFDEGHRWGHMTTNLVECINSVLKGARNLPVLALVRATYYRLNELFTRKSAESHERKRAGYTYSVFAQQRIEASMQQAGNIVVHRFDRRNEVFEVREMSSGKVLVVDLARCTCDCGHFQVERIPCRHVIACCANQRIDWHVYVHDVYKMTEIRKVYRFEFSPLGDAETWSAYEGPTLVANPALRRTSKGRPKLTRYLNEMDLRDMRGPRICRLCGAQGHSRSRCPQRAGSSGGGE